One window of the Silurus meridionalis isolate SWU-2019-XX chromosome 24, ASM1480568v1, whole genome shotgun sequence genome contains the following:
- the nxnl1 gene encoding nucleoredoxin-like protein 1, with protein MVDLFFDKVLVKNNKDRDELDTEREIILRLQNRILMLFFGSADCERCQEFTPTLKDFFKKLTDEFYVERSAQLVLLYISLDTSEEQQDKFLRELPKRCLFLPFEDLYRKDLKVMFEVEDIPTVVVLRPDGSVLSPNAVMEICSLGTHCYQNWQEAADLIDRNFLMNEEYDESKRRSFTDAIRRQKYKVEDKKKKKKKDAEEDDDDDGGGGGGTWG; from the exons ATGGTGGATCTCTTCTTTGATAAAGTTCTGGTGAAAAACAATAAGGACCGGGATGAGCTGGACACGGAGCGCGAGATCATCCTGCGCCTGCAGAATCGGATCCTCATGCTGTTCTTCGGCTCGGCCGATTGCGAGAGGTGTCAGGAATTCACACCTACGCTCAAAGACTTCTTCAAGAAACTGACAGACGAGTTCTACGTAGAGCGCTCGGCTCAGCTCGTCCTGCTCTACATCTCACTCGACACCTCGGAAGAACAGCAGGACAAGTTCCTGAGGGAGCTTCCCAAACGCTGCCTCTTCCTGCCCTTCGAGGACCTTTACAGGAA AGATCTGAAGGTGATGTTTGAAGTGGAGGACATTCCCACAGTAGTGGTTTTGCGCCCCGACGGCTCGGTTCTCTCCCCCAATGCCGTGATGGAGATCTGCTCACTAGGAACACACTGCTACCAGAACTGGCAGGAAGCAGCTGATTTAATCGACCGCAACTTCCTGATGAACGAGGAGTACGACGAGAGCAAGAGGCGCAGCTTCACTGATGCCATCCGCCGCCAGAAATACAAAGTGGaggacaagaagaagaagaagaagaaggatgcagaagaggatgatgatgatgatggaggaggaggaggaggaacgtGGGGTTAA
- the LOC124377816 gene encoding caspase b-like isoform X2, producing the protein MSISHMILEQLDELVQEEFSRFKSFLKKNMAQGFSPIPRSRLENATQHMLVDEMVERYGPQEAARITAQVLRQMGHNAVANNLEKQLAEEVNRASPSSSSKTAGVSQNVSTAGESNIYAPVLSGGNYHGPVNISFTTTPKT; encoded by the exons ATGTCCATCAGCCACATGATCCTGGAGCAGCTGGATGAACTTGTCCAGGAGGAGTTCAGCAGATTTAAGTCGTTCTTGAAGAAGAACATGGCACAGGGCTTCAGCCCAATTCCCCGCTCCAGACTGGAGAATGCTACACAACACATGCTTGTTGATGAGATGGTGGAGCGATATGGACCACAGGAAGCCGCCAGAATCACCGCACAGGTTCTGAGACAGATGGGACACAATGCAGTCGCTAACAACCTGGAAAAGCAACTGGCAGAAG AAGTGAACAGGGCATCTCCCTCTTCTTCCTCTAAGACTGCTGGAGTCTCACAAAACGTCTCCACTGCAGGGGAGAGCAACATTTATGCTCCTGTTCTGTCAGGAGGAAACTATCACGGCCCGGTGAACATTAGCTTCACCACCACACCAAAGACCTGA
- the LOC124377816 gene encoding caspase b-like isoform X1, producing the protein MSISHMILEQLDELVQEEFSRFKSFLKKNMAQGFSPIPRSRLENATQHMLVDEMVERYGPQEAARITAQVLRQMGHNAVANNLEKQLAEACPEVNRASPSSSSKTAGVSQNVSTAGESNIYAPVLSGGNYHGPVNISFTTTPKT; encoded by the exons ATGTCCATCAGCCACATGATCCTGGAGCAGCTGGATGAACTTGTCCAGGAGGAGTTCAGCAGATTTAAGTCGTTCTTGAAGAAGAACATGGCACAGGGCTTCAGCCCAATTCCCCGCTCCAGACTGGAGAATGCTACACAACACATGCTTGTTGATGAGATGGTGGAGCGATATGGACCACAGGAAGCCGCCAGAATCACCGCACAGGTTCTGAGACAGATGGGACACAATGCAGTCGCTAACAACCTGGAAAAGCAACTGGCAGAAG CTTGTCCAGAAGTGAACAGGGCATCTCCCTCTTCTTCCTCTAAGACTGCTGGAGTCTCACAAAACGTCTCCACTGCAGGGGAGAGCAACATTTATGCTCCTGTTCTGTCAGGAGGAAACTATCACGGCCCGGTGAACATTAGCTTCACCACCACACCAAAGACCTGA
- the LOC124378691 gene encoding zinc finger protein 135-like codes for MAVLWSSSSVADLSLQDSSLQLKQEAVDEEFQDFFPGSFLPKMPPVSTLMHPGDEDAAEARHLPQGDVNGLILDIKTEPDLLDIDSFVYGSERASKDGWGCDSDQENEYTLEQSDDAEDYEDDHAEDDELDSLTIVKTEPSDEFQSNCKTESIDILSEEEEEEEECDASLEENEVVNFTGECSYLPSAKGFRTCPDCGKVFTNSSSYNRHMRIHSGERPFQCPHCNKAFTQLSSFKNHQRIHTGEKPYRCSECTKNFSRSDALQRHQKTHTGEKPYQCAHCPKTFARLHVLQNHQWTHTGIKPYQCSQCGKTFSRLCSFKIHKRRHTGERPYLCGTCGKQFVDASNLKNHLRTHTKERPYRCSQCDKTFIQLGHLTSHRRKKHSIETVTVSVL; via the exons ATGGCCGTGTTGTGGAGCTCCAGCTCAGTAGCAGATCTGTCCCTGCAGGACTCCTCTCTCCAGCTCAAGCAGGAAGCAGTAGATGAG GAATTTCAGGATTTCTTTCCTGGCTCTTTCCTGCCTAAAATGCCACCCGTGTCCACGCTGATGCATCCCGGTGATGAAGACGCTGCTGAAGCGAGACACTTGCCACAGGGAGACGTGAACGGTTTGATCCTGGACATTAAAACCGAACCGGATCTGTTGGATATCGATTCGTTTGTATACGGCAGTGAGCGCGCCTCGAAAGACGGGTGGGGTTGTGACTCTGACCAGGAGAACGAGTACACCCTGGAGCAAAGCGACGATGCTGAGGATTACGAGGACGATCATGCTGAGGATGATGAGCTAGATTCGTTAACCATCGTTAAAACGGAGCCTAGCGATGAGTTTCAGTCAAACTGTAAAACTGAATCGATCGATATATtgagtgaagaagaagaggaggaggaagaatgtGATGCATCACTGGAGGAAAATGAGGTGGTAAACTTTACAG GTGAGTGCTCCTACCTGCCCTCGGCTAAAGGCTTCCGAACCTGCCCCGATTGTGGAAAGGTTTTCACCAACTCGTCCTCCTACAACAGACACATGAGGATCCACAGCGGTGAAAGACCTTTCCAGTGCCCTCACTGCAACAAGGCCTTCACTCAGTTGTCGTCGTTTAAAAACCACCAGCGGATACACACCGGGGAAAAGCCTTATCGCTGCTCCGAATGCACAAAAAACTTCAGCCGTTCGGACGCTCTGCAACGCCATCAGAAAACCCATACGGGGGAAAAGCCGTACCAGTGCGCCCACTGCCCCAAAACCTTCGCTCGCTTGCACGTGCTCCAGAACCACCAGTGGACCCACACGGGAATCAAACCGTACCAGTGCTCGCAGTGCGGCAAAACTTTCTCTCGTTTATGCAGCTTTAAAATCCATAAGAGACGGCACACCGGGGAGAGACCCTACCTGTGTGGGACCTGCGGAAAACAGTTTGTGGACGCCTCCAATCTTAAGAATCACCTGAGGACACACACCAAGGAGCGTCCGTACCGGTGCTCGCAGTGCGACAAGACCTTCATTCAGCTCGGCCACCTGACGAGCCACCGGCGGAAAAAACACAGCATAGAGACGGTAACCGTATCGGTGCTCTGA